A portion of the Flavobacterium limnophilum genome contains these proteins:
- a CDS encoding thioredoxin family protein encodes MKTAVAKSLFKSHDYHEFRKLISDLLLEGKSTGNEQSESHTRISGLNDARMDMLDKTITISEENIAKLKSLKKKYIWLVLAEGWCADSSQILPVLNKMAHESGKIDLKIVLPEENEDLMDLFLTDDVRKIPKVIVVDKESGDVYGSWGPMPKGVSDLIRSYKEKNGCIDEAAKADLQTWYMKDKGISTQNELIGLMLEQEQLHLLEE; translated from the coding sequence GAATTCAGAAAACTAATTTCTGATTTATTACTGGAAGGAAAATCAACAGGAAATGAGCAATCCGAGAGCCATACCCGCATTTCTGGTTTGAATGATGCCCGAATGGATATGTTGGACAAAACAATCACTATTTCGGAGGAGAATATAGCGAAGTTGAAGTCCTTGAAAAAAAAATATATTTGGTTAGTCTTGGCCGAAGGTTGGTGTGCCGATAGCTCGCAGATATTACCCGTTTTAAATAAAATGGCGCACGAATCTGGCAAAATCGACCTCAAAATTGTGTTGCCTGAAGAAAACGAAGATTTGATGGATTTGTTTCTTACGGATGATGTTAGAAAAATTCCAAAAGTCATTGTTGTTGATAAAGAATCAGGGGATGTTTACGGCAGTTGGGGGCCAATGCCTAAAGGAGTCAGCGATTTAATAAGGAGCTATAAAGAAAAAAACGGATGTATTGACGAAGCCGCAAAAGCCGATTTGCAAACCTGGTATATGAAAGACAAAGGCATTTCTACGCAAAACGAATTGATTGGCTTGATGCTTGAACAGGAGCAATTACATCTTCTAGAAGAATGA